The Moorena producens PAL-8-15-08-1 genomic interval GCCATCATTTCCAGATAGAGTGCGCAGCAATTGTCTACTCTCTACATCCCACAGCTTGATAGTTTTATCACTGCCAGCACTAGCGATAGTTTTGCCATCGGAACTAATGGCAATGGAGAGAATTGGTGCGGAGTGACTTTCGAGCATAGCTAATTCTTCGCCACTGTTGATATCCCACAACTTGACGATTTTATCAACACTAGCAACTAGGATGTTGCTATCTTCACTAATGGCAATATCAGAAATCTGACCAGGTTGTTTTGAGATGGTTTGCCGCAATTCTAGGGTGGATAAATCCCAAATCTTGATAGAACGATCTGACCCGCCACTGGCACTAACTAAATGTTTTCCATCGGGACTAATGGCAACAGCAGTAACCCAGTCGGAATGATCGGTAATGGTGCCTAAAGTTTTGCCAGTGAGGAGATCCCACACCATAACGGTCTTGTCAGGAGAGCCACTTACTAGGATTTTGCCATCGGGACTAATTGCGATTGATCTGACTATACCCGTATGTCCTTTCAAGGTACGAGGTGGTGCTCCAGTTTCTAGGTTCCAGATATTAATTTGTCTTTCTGTTGCGGCAGCGAGACGTTTACCATCAGCACTGATTACTAGAGAACTGGGCGTTCTGGTAAAGTCTTTGATCGTCCTCTGTAGCCTACCATCCCTGAGATTCCAAAACTTGATGGTTTTGTCTTTACTGCTGCTAATTAGGGTTTGGCTATCTGGACTAATGGCAAGAGAATTAACATCTGACCGATGACCTGAAATTAGTTGAGTCAGCTGAGCCTCTTGCCACGACTGGGCTAGCAATGGTTGTTGATAATGTGAGCGTCCTAGGGTTACCGGATAGACTATCCCTGTAGCCATAGTTAAGATAACTGTAGTGCATGATAGAGCCAACAGCGCTATTAATTTTTTCCTTAACATCTGTTGGATTGTCATGACCCCTTCACCCTACCAAGGCTAATCCATCACCACGGGGTTCAGATGCCGCTACCAAAACCCCTGACTGACGCCAGATAACTTGACCTTTACCAAAATTTATGCTATCTGCCATAACCTGAATGTCATGACCCATCTCAGCTAGCTCCAGAGCAATATGACGGGGTACACTCTGTTCCAATAGGACTTGTGACCCATCCACAAATCGCCATCTGGGAGCATCTAGAGCAGCTTGAGGATTCATCCCGTAATCTGCCAGATTAACCACTACCTGTACATGTCCCTGAGGCTGCATGGAGCCTCCCATCACTCCAAAGGGCCCTAGAGGTTGACCATTTTGAGTCATAAAACCCGGAATAATGGTATGATATGACCGCTTACCTGGTGCGACTTGATTAGGATGACCGGATTCTAGGGTAAACCCTAAGGCTCGGTTTTGCAAGGCAATGCCAGTGCCAGGAATAACAATCCCACTCCCAAAGCCTTCAAAGTTAGATTGGATAAAGGATACCATTAGTTCCCCATCTGCTGCTGCTAGATAAACTGTGCCACCTTTGGGTAAACCGGGTTTTGCTAACGCGATCGCTTCTTCCCCAATTAACTTCCGGCGTTCCCTGGCATACCCATGGTCTAATAGCGTTTCGATTGGGACTTCCATAAACCGGTGGTCAGTGATATGGCGGTGAGCATCAGCAAAGGCTAGCTTCATGGCTTCGATTTGTAGATGATAGCTTTGGGCTGATTCACGGGGATAGTGGCTTAAGTCAAAACCTTCGATTATATTTAATGCCATTAAGGCCGCCATCCCTTGGGTGTTGGGGGGAATCTCCCATACGGTCAGGTCACGATAGTTAGTTGAAATCGGGTTTACCCACTCAGCTTGGTGGCTAGCTAGGTCAGCTTTGGTCAGCACGCCACCAGTATTAGCCGCAAAGTTTGCGATCGCATCAGCAATTTCCCCTTGATAAAAGCTTTCACCACCACTGTTTGCAATCGCTTTCAAGGTCTCAGCATGATCCTTACTCCCCCATACCTCCCCAGCTACTGGTGCGCGCTGGTTAGGGAAAAATACCTGTTTAAATGGTTCAAATTCTCGTCCAGTCAGGGGAAGATACAGAGCTTCCGCCCGTTTCCAAGCTCTTGCTGTGACTGGAGAGACTGGAAATCCGGCTTCGGCGTATCGAATGGCTGGGGCAAACAATTGCTCAAAGGGTAGCTTTCCCCACCGTTGCCATAAACTACGCCATGCTGATACCGCTCCTGGCACCGTTACCGATAACCAGCCGATAGCAGGAATTTGACTCATGCCAGCAAAATGCTCAAGGGTCAGGTGTTGAGGGCTTTTGCCAGAGGCGTTGATGCCATGGAGTCTACCATCCCATACTAAGGCGAAGGCATCAGAACCGATACCATTAGAGGTAGGTTCAACCACTGTCAATGCGATCGCTGTGGCTATAGCAGCATCTACAGCATTGCCTCCAGCCCAAAACATTTCCATACCAGCTAGGGTGGCTAGGGATTGGCTAGTGGCTACGGCAAATCGATTACCCATGACTACCCGTCGTCTGGAGGGGTAGGGATAATGGGTTAAGTTACCCTTGAGCATAATCTTCGATTATCAAATGTTATGTAGTTATTTTATAGACAAGCTGCATAACCCCTAAGCTTGAGTACTAAGTAAGTAATGAGGTTTCCTTCCACTTAGTTGTTTGAGCGATGAATCGATTTAAGTTAGGAGTTAAGGTAAAGCGCTACTAGAAGCTAGGGTAAAGAATCAATGCCTACTAACAACTCAGGTATCAAACCGTTTTCGACATCCATTTATTTCAAAGACCCCCAAGGTGATAGGGGGATCGAGCCGGTTTTTCAATCTAATTCTAGATTAGAGGGTTTCATGGCACATCTAGTCGAGTCTGAGCCAGACAGGAGCGAAGCCGATTGGGCTGCTTGCTTCTTATATCAGTTGAGACAAGCATCTGGTATTTACCGGATTTTATCCATGACTAATCCTGCGATAGTGGTGATCAGAGCTTATCTGTTATTGTTAACCTTATCTGATCAGCTCTTATTCAATTACCTACAGTTTGTTTGTTGGTCTGCATCTCAAGCGATCGCCCATCAGTTGAGTAAATCTCATAATCTTGCCTTACATTATCCTGTAGAGGAATGTTTCATCATTGCTAGTGAAGCAGCCAGCCAGCCAGCTAAACTCCTCAGAGGATTTAATTTTTATGCTAAGTCTTCTATCAATGCCTATGCTTTCAATGCCCTCAAGCGAATTATTAGAAATCAAGTCGCCAAGGAACTCAGGTTAAAATCTATCAAATTTTCTGATTATGGCTTGTTGCGATATTTGGATAAAACCGAACTTGAGCAAGCACTTAATAACTATGGAATCACTAATCAAGATTTCAACTATTATCGTCTGGCTTGGCAATCCTTTAAAGACTACTTTAACGAAATTTATCCTCCCAGCAGCAAGGGAAAGTCTCGCCATCATTCCCCAATTAAATTCCTAAGCCAGCAACAGCTTCAACAAATTGCTATTCGTTACAACCAGCAGTTAAATCGGTTAACTCAAATGGTTAGTTCTGAGTTAAAACTTGCTGATTTTAAGAGGAATAACCCTAAAATAAGTGATTCAGATTGGTTAAGACAAGTAGTACGTTACTCAGCATATGGGCCACGCCCACGCTACGGGAACAGCAATCAGCACTCAGCAATTAGCAATCAGCAATCAGCACTCAGCAATCAACACTCAGCATATGGGCTACGCCCACGCTACGGGAACAGCAATCAGCATATGGGCTACGCCCACGCTACGGGAACAGCAATCAGCACTCAGCACATTGAAGAAATGCTAGCCATTTGCATCCAAGCGGTGCGGATGTCTCAACACAGGAATTCAGTATCCTTAGATGAGTATGGGGAAATTACTGATATAGCATCTAATCCTTTGGAGGTGGTAATCCAAGAGGAAGAAAAGGATGAGTTGGCTCAAGTCAGGACTATTATCTTAAGAGAATTTACTGCTTTAGATCAGCTAGCTCAAACATCCCTAAGACTTTGGCTTGGTCTAGGCATCAATCAACAAGATTTTATCGAGCTTTTCGGGTTTAAAAAGCAATATCAAATTGCTCGCCAGTTTCAACGTTATTTTAAACGAATTTTGAAGGCAGTCGTCACCTTTTATTTTCAGGATGCTATGAGCACAAGTCTAACCTCTAAAGACATCAATCAGCGCCTTAATGCAACCACTAAAACTAACTATATTAATAACTATCTAAAAGCTTACTTAAGTGCTGATAGCCAAGAGTTATTTTCTAAAGTTATTTATAAAATTTATGATGAAGATATTGCTAAATCAATGACTATTAATTTTAGTAAGATAGAAAAAAACAAACTAACAAAAATAAACCAGAGTTTACTTGAATTAATTCAACCAAGGTTTGAGGTATTAATTGAAAAAAAAATGTCTATAGAACTGATTGAATTTCGATCAGCTAAACCAGCGATAACTAAATTTATTGAGCGGTGGCTCCAGCAAAATCAGGCACTACTAGAGCAATCTCGATCAGGAAATAGGGCAAAACCAATGTAGCCAAAGTAAAACCTGAAACCTGAAACGTGAAAACACCAAATATCCCAATATCCCAAATACCAATTAACGATTAACCAAAAAGGAGATGAGTCAATGAAATTAAGTTTAGAGGATGTAGCTTTCCTACACCCAGACCAATTGTTGATAGAATTCTCCCCAGAAGAACGAGAACAAGCATGGCACCAAACCCAAGCTCAAGGTTATTCTAATCAAGCTGCTCGTTGGCGAGCGTATCTGAATTGTCTCTGTCTGAATACGTTTTTAAGCTATCTGGACACAGAAGCAAATTTAACAGAAGCAAATTTAACAGAAGCAAATTTACTAGAAACAGCACTAGACAAAGCACTAAAGAAACCACTAAACAAAGCATTAGTATGGCCAGAGTTGGGGGATTTACCAAGTTTCTGGGACGTAGTGAATGGTACAGCTGTTGAGCTAAACCAGATGCGACTGGTATTAATTCCTAGTGAAGAAATCAAGTTTACAGCGTTGCGAGTACCGCGAGAGTGGGTTGATATTCCTGAGTGGGCTAGTCATTATTATGTGGCGATGCAACTGAATTTAGAAGAATGCTGGTTACAGGTGTCGGGATACACAACTTATCAACAGTTACGTGATCATGGTAACTATGACATCATCGATGAAACCTACGCTGTGGATGCGGTAGATTTAATTGAAGATTTGAATGTGATGTGGGTAACGGAGGAACTTGCTCCTAGTCCCAAACTGGTCGTAAAGCCAATGGCAAGATTATCCTGTGATGAAGCAACAACGTTAATCAAGCAATTGAGCCAGGAAACTCCTTATTCTCCGAGGCTAGATATTCCTTTTGCTAAGTGGCAGGCACTGGTATCAAATTCTAGATGGCGCAAGGAATTATATAAACAACGTTCCCTAGTTGACTCTCGTAAGCCATCTATAACCTTACTGTCATGGCTGGATAATTTCCTGGAGGCTGGTTGGCAAACTGTTGAGGAAATTCGAGCACGTAATGGTGAACCTACTTTAAGCTTAGCTTACCGGTCTCAACCGATTCGTTTGAAGGATCGTTTTAACGATAATTCTTCAGCATCTTCCCCTTTTTCGGAAAATATCCCTGAAGCTGTGACCGCAATTATTAAACTATTAAAAACCAATAGCAGTAAAGATACTAACTTACCCGCTATAGAATTATTGGGTGAAATTGGTCATAGTAACTTAGAGGCGATCGCATTGCTTGCTGACATGATCAATACTACTGACGATCATGACTTACGTCGCCAAGCCGCTGTCAGTTTGGGAAAACTTGACCCAAATCATCCCCAAGCTGGGATTAGGCGAGTTAAGATAATTGATTTAGAAATGCAACTCAATGAGACCAAAGTAGCATTTATGGTTACTTTCATACCTGAAGCAGATGGTGAAATTAATGTTCACTTACGGGTGTATCCTACTAACAGTAAATATCTAAAACCTAATCTCGACTTGCTAGTACTTGATCACCAGGGAGAAATTTTCTTGTCGGCTCAGTCGAGAAATGCTGATAATTGGATTCAATTAGAGTTTAATGGTGAAAAGGGGGATAGATTTATGGTAAAACTGGTACTGGCAGATGCCAGCTTCTCCAAAGAGTTTGTGTTGTAATCTATCTTGGGTTGAAACTTTAGGGTTGAAAGTTGTGAGGTTGAAAGTTGTGAGGTTGAAAGTTAAAGGTTGTGAGGTGGAAGGTTTTAAGATAGCGTTTCTGATACTTATCAGGTACCTTCAAGTTTCTTACCCCGACTCCCGACTCCCGACTCCCGTTCCCCTCCTGGGAGGGGTTAGGGGTGGGTTCCGACTCCCGACTCCCTATAACCAAGGACTTTCTCTGCCACCCAATTGAAAAATACTATTAATAAATTGAATACTAGGGGATTAAAAATGACGAAACTAGTAACCTTTAAAATAGTTGATGGTGATTTTAAAAAGGGCTTTCGGGTAATCCTAAAAATTGGGATTGATCCCAATGAAAATAATTTAATGGCTAGAGAAATTGACGGTTGGTTACCGCCAGCACCTGAGATTAACCAATTGTGCAACAGTTGGCTCTTAAGCTATCGTGCTCAAGGGAGAATCAAACTGCATCCACCGGATCGGAAACTGACAGCTCCCTCAGAACAGATAACCAACTATTCAATTATCAACTCAGCTCATGATTTAGAAGAGGCGATCAATAATTGGCTAAATTCAACGGATAGAAAGTTTCAACGCTTCCGGGATCAAGTGTTAAAATCTTTATCGACCAATGACCAGATTCGGTTTATTATTCAAACTAATAATATCAAACTTTGGCAATTGCCTTGGCATCTCTGGGATGTCTTGTCCGATTGTGATATTGAGGTTAATTTCAGTACGTCAGAATTTCCCTTACCCTTCCAAGCAATCGACCAATCTAGAAATAAAGTCAGACTATTGGCAATTCTAGGAGATGACACCGGGATTAATATCGAGAAGGATTTGGCATTACTCCAGGAGGAATTACCGGATGCAGAAATTGTACCTTTAATCAGTCCCAAAAAAAAAGAATTAAGCCATGAATTATGGGATAAAAGGTGTGATATATTGTTTTTTGCTGGTCATAGTTTTACCCAGAAAGATAATTTACAAGGACGATTTTTCATCAATGAAGATGAAAGCCTAACCATTGAGGAGTTAAAGTATGGTCTAAGCAATGCGATTGAAAATGGTTTAAAATTGGCTATTTTTAATTCCTGTGATGGGTTAGGATTAGCAGCAGAATTGGTTAGTTTACCAATCTCGACAACCCTGGTAATGCGGGAACGGGTGCCAGATGAGGTAGCTCAGACGTTTTTAAGGTATTTTCTCAACGCATTTGCTACAAAGCAAAAATCCTTATCGGATTCAGTTTGGGAAACCCGGAAAAGATTGCAGGAGGAGGTAGAAGATAACTATCCCTGTGCTAGTTGGTTACCAGTGATATTTCAAAATCCTGCTCTGGAACCGCCAACTTGGGAAGACTTGATCCGAAATATTAGCAATCCTATTGATGATCGAGACTATCTCAAGCATAAACCCAAACTCCCAAGGGTTTTACTGGTAAGTTTGATGGTCACTATCGCAGTGATCACAATGCGATCGCTTGGGCTGTTACAAGGATCAGAATTACGTGCTTTCGACCATCTTATCGGTCTGCGACCACCTGAAAAGCCGGATGAGCGGGTTTTAGTAATTGCGGTGGATGAACCAGATATTCAGTATCAGGAAAAGATGGGTTGGTCGAGAAAAGGGTCATTATCCGATACAGCCTTGGCAGAACTGTTGCGAAAACTCAACCGTTATCAACCGCGAGTGATTGGCTTAGATATTTATCATGACTTTGAGTTTGAACCTAACTTAGGGACTCAATTGAAACAAAATCCCCGTTTCATTGCGGTGTGCCAAATGAAAAGTAATGATCACCCTGGTATCGCTTCACCACCGGGTATGACATCACAACAGATCGGCTTTAGTGATTTCCCTCGTGACCCAGATCATATTATCCGTCGCCAACTTCTAGGGATGGGCTATCCGGATAATTGTAATACTCGTTACTCTCTAAGTTTACAAGTGGCTCTGAATTACCTAGCCGAAGAGGGAATCCCGCCGATGAAGAGAAATTCAGCAGGGGATGTAGAAATCGGTGATGTGGTGTTTCGGAAATTCGCACACAATGCTGGTGGATATCAGTTAAAGCCAGAACATGCAAGGGGATATCAGATACTCCTTAATTATCGTGCCAATAATCCCAAACAAGTTAATCTCCAAGACTTACTCAAGGGTAAACTTGACTCCCAACTGCCGGATTTAGTCAAAAATAAGATTGTCTTGATTGGGGTTGGTAAAGATTTAAAGGATGTACACCAGACTCCCTATACTAAAGGGCCATGGTCTGACAAAATACCTGGGGTTATGGTTCAAGCTCAGATGAGTAGTCAGATTATTAGTGCTGTTTTGAATAAACGACCCTTGCTCTGGTGGTTGCCACAGTGGGGGGAAATGCTTTGGATTGGTAGTTGGTCTGTGGTGGGAGGCCTATTAGTTTGGCGTTTACATTCCCCATCCTACTTGGGAATTGCTGTTTTTGTTGGTATCAGCCTTTTATCTGGAGTCTGTTATGGTCTCTTACTCCAGGGGGGATGGATACCTTTTATACCATCAGCGTTGGCCTTAGTGGCAACCAGTGGAGCCATCGTAGTTTCTAGCATTTTTAAATCAAATGTAAACAAGGATGACAGTTTTTTATATTACCAAAAATCCCTAGATACTTGATTATATCTGGCCTTTTGCTTCTTGCATCTTGCCTTTACTAATCGCGATTCTGTTTACATCTCAAATGTAAAGGCTAGATTTATCATCCAATTCTTTTAAAAAATTTTGATAAAAAGGTTATTTGTTAAAGATTGAATGAATTTTAAATGAAGCTTCTCCCACCTGGCTATCGCCGTTCGCGTAGCGTGGCGATAGCCAGGTGGGAGTGTCCTATGCACACCTTAGAACTACGAAGCGTCCATAAGTCACACAGACAAGCCCAGCTTCTAGGCGGTCGTCCAGAACTTTTGCTGGAACGACCCTCGTTGTCATTTCTGCGAACGAGCTTAAGTACACCTCTAGCCCCGATGTTGTAAGCGCCATTAAGATTGGCCGTAGGCCACGCTACGCGAACGGCATTGAATAGCTTAGCTGAAGGGAAGGTTGCTAGGGCATAATTCCTTGAATCACGTCTAACCGTGCCAGAACCGTCATAGGCAAGCTTTGAAGTATAGGCAGCTACAACTTCTATTACCTTTCCACCCAACTCAGTCCACTTCATCTGTGTAAAGTCGCGAATTTTTGCTTTGAGCCATCCGTGAAACCTTTGTCGTAGATTAGACCGCTTCCGTCCACCTTTTGGTTTCCATCCTTTGAGGTTCTCAAATACGACCGCTTCAGAATTAAATTGTTCAGCAATCTCAACAATTCGCTTTGAGACAATGTGACCAATTTGGGTGTTGATTCTTTGGCATTTTTGATAGGTTTTAGAACAAAAACCTTTATGAAGTCTTCCGCCCTTACCCATAGTCTTAGACGCCCGCATAGATACGGATTTTAGTCGTTTGTCCCGACGGTCTATGTCTCTCCCAGGATGTATAAAATTAAACTAAGCCGGAGAGTCGCCCCTCCGACTCGTCTTCAAAACCGTACGTGACACTTTCGCATCATACGGCTCCTCATCATAGGAACTATTGCCATTAGTACCTCTAGAATGGATTCTCATCTAATTCTGAAGAATTGATTTTGATTCCGTGTTTAATGTCGTGACAATGGAGGTGTAATAATTCCAGATTTTTGTCTGAATCATTTCCTCCTAATGAACGTGGTAAAATGTGATGTTTTTCCAGTAAATCTCCGTCCCTGAAGATAAGGCCACAATGAGCGCACTTCCCTTTTTGCCTTTTCAAAAGCCTTCCCTTTTGACTGGTCATTTCAGGATGTTTTCTCATTCTGGTGTTCCAATAAATAAGGTCGCCATCATAGGGGCTGCGGGTTTTCTCGATTTTTACATGCCTTACAATTTTTGTTTCGGCGTGTTTAGGAAGGTAGTTTTCTTCCTTATCCATGAATACCCAGTTGTCCACCTTGAGTTTTTCTCCTGGTTTCTTGGCCTTTTCTATTTTGGTTCCCCAGTATTTCTTGTATACCCAGGTTCTTGATTTTTTGGGATGTCTTCTATACCCCCATCTTCGGAGTTTGTTCCAAAGCATGTATCCTAGTTTTGTGTATGTTTCCTTGCTACAGACTCCTCTGTAATAGTTACACCATCCACGTAGAATAGGCTTTAGGTGTTTTATTAACGCCTTTTGGGGAGCGGCTCTATGTCTTTCTATAACATTTGAGAGCTGCCTGAAATGCTTTGAAATTGCTTCTTTAGATGGTTTGACTAACGTTTTAAAGCCTTGTTTTGAATGGTTTTTCCCCACTTTGTATTGACGGATATTGAATCCAAGGAAATCGAATCCGTCAAAAGTGTGAACTATTTTTGTTTTACTGGGCTTTAATTCCAATCCCATGTCTTTTAACCATGTATTGATGACTTCCTTACAGTCTTCTACCACGTTTTGGTTTTTGTGCATGATAACGAAGTCATCTGCATATCGAATCAAACTTATTGCTCTTTTATTGTCCCTTTTACATCCGGGCATTGATTCAGCGTATTGTTCAATTCTTTCTTCCATTCCGTGGAGGGCTATATTCGCTAAAAGTGGAGAGATGACTCCACCTTGAGGGGTACCCTCTTCTGTAGGTGAGAATGTTCCATTATCCATCACACCGGATTTCAACCAGGACTTTATTAATCGTCTCATGGATGGATATGTATTTAATTTAGTTAGAAGTGCATCATGGTTGATTTTATCGAAGCATTTGGCGATATCCGCGTCGAGTACCCATTTGGGCATACGATTGGTGGCCACAAATATAGCTTCTATAGTATCATGACATGAGCGTCCTGGTCTAAACCCATAAGAATTAGGTTCAAATTTTGCCTCCCATTCAGGTTCTAGTGCCTGTTTGGTGAGTGCTTGTAGAGCACGGTCATACATGACTGGGATTCCCAAAGGCCGTTTTTCCTTCTTTCCAGGTTTGGGAATCCAGACCCTTCTGGTAGGTTGTGCCTTTTTTGAGATTTTTAGGTCGGCTACTAAGGTGAGACGTTGCTTATTATTTAAAGCTTTAATCCCATCTATTCCGGCAGTCTTTTTACCTTTGTTCTCTTGGGTGACCTGTCTAACCGCAATCATTTTTGCTGACCAGGACTTTGTTAGTGTTTTTTGGAGTTTTCTTACCACGCTCACATCACCACGTTGGGAGGCTCGATATATACGTTTTTGCAACTTAAACACTGTCATTTCTAACTTTCGCCAGTTGACTTTGTTCCATTCCGACTGTGGGGCGAACCCCCGAGTTTTAGACTTATTCATTGCTATTCACATCCATATCTTTTCCTATAACGTGAGTCTGTCAGCATATCCTGGATGTTACTCCAGACGTTGGCTTTTGACTCAATCTTGCCCTTATACCACTTACGGCTAACTACCTACTCGGAATGTTCGACCTTTCCGAGAGTGTATATAAGGGTTACTTCGTTCCTGATAACCATTCTTTGGACTTTTAGGGCGGTACTTTTCACCGGGAATATATGAAGGAAATCTTTACAAGATGTGAAAGCCTTGTAAACCATATTCCGTTG includes:
- a CDS encoding gamma-glutamyltransferase family protein, translating into MLKGNLTHYPYPSRRRVVMGNRFAVATSQSLATLAGMEMFWAGGNAVDAAIATAIALTVVEPTSNGIGSDAFALVWDGRLHGINASGKSPQHLTLEHFAGMSQIPAIGWLSVTVPGAVSAWRSLWQRWGKLPFEQLFAPAIRYAEAGFPVSPVTARAWKRAEALYLPLTGREFEPFKQVFFPNQRAPVAGEVWGSKDHAETLKAIANSGGESFYQGEIADAIANFAANTGGVLTKADLASHQAEWVNPISTNYRDLTVWEIPPNTQGMAALMALNIIEGFDLSHYPRESAQSYHLQIEAMKLAFADAHRHITDHRFMEVPIETLLDHGYARERRKLIGEEAIALAKPGLPKGGTVYLAAADGELMVSFIQSNFEGFGSGIVIPGTGIALQNRALGFTLESGHPNQVAPGKRSYHTIIPGFMTQNGQPLGPFGVMGGSMQPQGHVQVVVNLADYGMNPQAALDAPRWRFVDGSQVLLEQSVPRHIALELAEMGHDIQVMADSINFGKGQVIWRQSGVLVAASEPRGDGLALVG
- the ltrA gene encoding group II intron reverse transcriptase/maturase; translation: MNKSKTRGFAPQSEWNKVNWRKLEMTVFKLQKRIYRASQRGDVSVVRKLQKTLTKSWSAKMIAVRQVTQENKGKKTAGIDGIKALNNKQRLTLVADLKISKKAQPTRRVWIPKPGKKEKRPLGIPVMYDRALQALTKQALEPEWEAKFEPNSYGFRPGRSCHDTIEAIFVATNRMPKWVLDADIAKCFDKINHDALLTKLNTYPSMRRLIKSWLKSGVMDNGTFSPTEEGTPQGGVISPLLANIALHGMEERIEQYAESMPGCKRDNKRAISLIRYADDFVIMHKNQNVVEDCKEVINTWLKDMGLELKPSKTKIVHTFDGFDFLGFNIRQYKVGKNHSKQGFKTLVKPSKEAISKHFRQLSNVIERHRAAPQKALIKHLKPILRGWCNYYRGVCSKETYTKLGYMLWNKLRRWGYRRHPKKSRTWVYKKYWGTKIEKAKKPGEKLKVDNWVFMDKEENYLPKHAETKIVRHVKIEKTRSPYDGDLIYWNTRMRKHPEMTSQKGRLLKRQKGKCAHCGLIFRDGDLLEKHHILPRSLGGNDSDKNLELLHLHCHDIKHGIKINSSELDENPF
- a CDS encoding WD40 repeat domain-containing protein codes for the protein MTIQQMLRKKLIALLALSCTTVILTMATGIVYPVTLGRSHYQQPLLAQSWQEAQLTQLISGHRSDVNSLAISPDSQTLISSSKDKTIKFWNLRDGRLQRTIKDFTRTPSSLVISADGKRLAAATERQINIWNLETGAPPRTLKGHTGIVRSIAISPDGKILVSGSPDKTVMVWDLLTGKTLGTITDHSDWVTAVAISPDGKHLVSASGGSDRSIKIWDLSTLELRQTISKQPGQISDIAISEDSNILVASVDKIVKLWDINSGEELAMLESHSAPILSIAISSDGKTIASAGSDKTIKLWDVESRQLLRTLSGNDGWVWSVAISPDGNTLVSGGEDGTIRIWSLVLNPISLEQEIKNRESGIGNRGKSYL
- a CDS encoding DUF1822 family protein, with translation MKLSLEDVAFLHPDQLLIEFSPEEREQAWHQTQAQGYSNQAARWRAYLNCLCLNTFLSYLDTEANLTEANLTEANLLETALDKALKKPLNKALVWPELGDLPSFWDVVNGTAVELNQMRLVLIPSEEIKFTALRVPREWVDIPEWASHYYVAMQLNLEECWLQVSGYTTYQQLRDHGNYDIIDETYAVDAVDLIEDLNVMWVTEELAPSPKLVVKPMARLSCDEATTLIKQLSQETPYSPRLDIPFAKWQALVSNSRWRKELYKQRSLVDSRKPSITLLSWLDNFLEAGWQTVEEIRARNGEPTLSLAYRSQPIRLKDRFNDNSSASSPFSENIPEAVTAIIKLLKTNSSKDTNLPAIELLGEIGHSNLEAIALLADMINTTDDHDLRRQAAVSLGKLDPNHPQAGIRRVKIIDLEMQLNETKVAFMVTFIPEADGEINVHLRVYPTNSKYLKPNLDLLVLDHQGEIFLSAQSRNADNWIQLEFNGEKGDRFMVKLVLADASFSKEFVL
- a CDS encoding CHASE2 domain-containing protein, whose product is MTKLVTFKIVDGDFKKGFRVILKIGIDPNENNLMAREIDGWLPPAPEINQLCNSWLLSYRAQGRIKLHPPDRKLTAPSEQITNYSIINSAHDLEEAINNWLNSTDRKFQRFRDQVLKSLSTNDQIRFIIQTNNIKLWQLPWHLWDVLSDCDIEVNFSTSEFPLPFQAIDQSRNKVRLLAILGDDTGINIEKDLALLQEELPDAEIVPLISPKKKELSHELWDKRCDILFFAGHSFTQKDNLQGRFFINEDESLTIEELKYGLSNAIENGLKLAIFNSCDGLGLAAELVSLPISTTLVMRERVPDEVAQTFLRYFLNAFATKQKSLSDSVWETRKRLQEEVEDNYPCASWLPVIFQNPALEPPTWEDLIRNISNPIDDRDYLKHKPKLPRVLLVSLMVTIAVITMRSLGLLQGSELRAFDHLIGLRPPEKPDERVLVIAVDEPDIQYQEKMGWSRKGSLSDTALAELLRKLNRYQPRVIGLDIYHDFEFEPNLGTQLKQNPRFIAVCQMKSNDHPGIASPPGMTSQQIGFSDFPRDPDHIIRRQLLGMGYPDNCNTRYSLSLQVALNYLAEEGIPPMKRNSAGDVEIGDVVFRKFAHNAGGYQLKPEHARGYQILLNYRANNPKQVNLQDLLKGKLDSQLPDLVKNKIVLIGVGKDLKDVHQTPYTKGPWSDKIPGVMVQAQMSSQIISAVLNKRPLLWWLPQWGEMLWIGSWSVVGGLLVWRLHSPSYLGIAVFVGISLLSGVCYGLLLQGGWIPFIPSALALVATSGAIVVSSIFKSNVNKDDSFLYYQKSLDT